One window of the Chryseotalea sp. WA131a genome contains the following:
- the cas6 gene encoding CRISPR-associated endoribonuclease Cas6 encodes MRIRIVFSLKNRGAYVPFHHQFLLAQTIKGLILTGKRAEFLSYTQFNFSGLKGQIKISRKGLHFYSSRVTLVLSASDQAFLDYLVSILFEQKELLIGNLQLVPETTEAEEPVAVGETVKFLCISPIVLLPSSFNDEASKRFISPDVDEFSDLLYDNTLERMEKSGKFSAQQLADFYKFQLVPDKEYIERVQAAHKKFARIYPLYDSDIKFEVRGYTFPFTLYAPQPVQQFIYENGFGHYAHKGFGMLDVAGASAHKRETDAELTYA; translated from the coding sequence TTGAGAATCAGGATTGTTTTTTCGCTGAAAAACCGTGGGGCATACGTACCGTTTCACCACCAATTTCTGTTGGCGCAAACCATCAAAGGCTTGATTCTTACCGGAAAGCGAGCCGAGTTTCTGTCGTACACACAATTCAACTTTTCTGGGCTCAAAGGACAGATTAAAATCAGTCGCAAGGGGTTGCATTTTTATTCTTCACGCGTCACGCTTGTGTTGTCGGCTTCCGATCAAGCGTTTTTAGATTACTTGGTTTCAATTTTGTTTGAGCAAAAAGAATTGCTCATTGGCAATTTGCAATTGGTGCCGGAAACAACCGAAGCGGAAGAACCGGTGGCAGTAGGAGAGACGGTAAAATTTCTGTGCATTTCCCCGATCGTGTTGTTGCCATCTTCTTTCAATGATGAAGCCAGCAAACGTTTTATTTCGCCCGATGTAGATGAGTTCTCGGATTTGTTGTACGATAATACGCTCGAGCGGATGGAGAAGTCGGGAAAATTCTCCGCTCAACAATTGGCAGATTTCTACAAGTTTCAATTGGTGCCCGACAAAGAATACATCGAGCGTGTTCAAGCTGCGCATAAAAAATTTGCGCGCATTTATCCGCTTTACGATTCCGACATCAAATTTGAAGTGCGCGGTTATACATTTCCCTTCACCTTGTATGCGCCACAACCCGTGCAGCAATTCATTTACGAAAATGGTTTTGGCCACTATGCCCACAAAGGCTTTGGCATGCTAGACGTGGCCGGTGCCAGTGCACACAAGCGCGAGACGGATGCGGAGTTGACGTATGCGTAA
- a CDS encoding sigma-70 family RNA polymerase sigma factor: MLNEKELLEGCAKGDRAAQKALYERYCRKMMVICQRYAKTTAEAEDILQEGFVKVFGAIKSFRGESALGTWITRIMINTALNSQRQKLYMLPMVDLTEVSLPEREEVILAQFRLEELVAIIQSLPDGCRVVFNLFAIEGYGHNEIAKMMNISEGTSKSQYNRAKSLLRTKLEAQQQKYEEFGKSKI, encoded by the coding sequence ATGCTCAACGAAAAGGAGCTTCTGGAAGGCTGCGCCAAAGGCGACAGGGCCGCACAAAAGGCTTTGTATGAACGCTATTGCCGAAAAATGATGGTGATTTGCCAACGTTATGCGAAAACAACAGCTGAGGCGGAAGACATTTTGCAAGAAGGTTTTGTGAAGGTATTTGGGGCGATCAAATCATTTCGGGGTGAGTCGGCACTGGGCACGTGGATAACGCGGATTATGATCAATACGGCACTCAACTCGCAGCGACAAAAATTATACATGCTGCCGATGGTGGACTTGACGGAAGTGAGTTTGCCCGAGCGAGAAGAGGTCATTCTGGCGCAGTTTCGTTTGGAAGAATTGGTAGCCATCATTCAATCGCTGCCCGATGGATGCCGAGTGGTTTTCAACTTATTCGCCATTGAGGGATATGGACACAATGAGATTGCCAAGATGATGAACATCAGCGAAGGCACTTCGAAATCGCAGTACAACAGGGCCAAGAGTTTGCTTCGGACAAAGCTGGAGGCGCAACAACAGAAATATGAAGAGTTCGGAAAATCGAAAATTTGA
- the ychF gene encoding redox-regulated ATPase YchF gives MGLKCGIVGLPNVGKSTLFNAISNNKAEAANFPFCTIEPNVGVISVPDNRLKILEGLVNPQKVIPTTFEFVDIAGLVKGASKGEGLGNQFLANIREVDAIAHVIRCFDNDNIIHVAGKVDPISDKEIIDTELQLKDLESIEKKISKVERTAKSGDAKAKKELATLVAYKETLLAGKNARSLQVSPEDKIAIEDLLLLTDKPVIYVANVDEKAVLTGNQHVENLKNLVKQEGAEVVMVCAAIEAQIAELESEEDRTVFLAEYGLKESGLNRLIRAAYDLLHLITYFTAGEKEVRAWTIHKGWKAPAAAGVIHTDFEKGFIRAEVIKIPDYQKYKSEAGCREAGKLAVEGKEYVVEDGDVMHFRFNV, from the coding sequence ATGGGTTTAAAATGTGGGATTGTGGGGTTGCCGAATGTGGGCAAGTCCACGCTTTTCAATGCGATTTCCAATAACAAGGCCGAGGCGGCCAATTTTCCTTTCTGCACCATAGAGCCCAACGTAGGGGTGATTTCGGTGCCAGACAATCGACTGAAAATTTTGGAGGGATTGGTGAACCCGCAAAAAGTGATACCCACCACATTTGAATTTGTGGACATTGCCGGTTTGGTGAAAGGGGCCAGCAAAGGGGAAGGATTGGGCAATCAGTTTTTGGCCAACATTCGTGAAGTGGACGCGATTGCCCATGTGATTCGTTGTTTTGATAACGATAACATCATTCACGTTGCCGGAAAGGTGGATCCTATATCCGACAAGGAAATCATCGATACCGAATTGCAGTTGAAAGATTTAGAGTCGATTGAGAAAAAAATCAGCAAAGTAGAACGCACTGCCAAAAGCGGAGATGCCAAAGCGAAAAAGGAACTGGCTACCTTGGTTGCGTACAAAGAAACATTGCTAGCGGGAAAGAATGCACGCAGCTTGCAGGTTTCGCCTGAAGATAAAATAGCCATTGAAGATTTGTTGTTGTTAACGGACAAGCCTGTGATTTACGTTGCCAACGTAGACGAGAAGGCGGTGCTTACGGGAAATCAACACGTAGAGAATTTAAAGAACTTAGTGAAGCAAGAAGGTGCCGAAGTGGTAATGGTATGCGCGGCCATTGAAGCACAAATTGCCGAACTGGAAAGTGAAGAAGACCGAACCGTGTTTTTGGCAGAGTATGGATTGAAAGAATCGGGGTTGAACCGGCTAATTCGTGCGGCTTACGATTTGCTGCATTTGATAACTTATTTTACCGCAGGCGAAAAGGAAGTACGTGCTTGGACCATACATAAGGGGTGGAAAGCACCGGCAGCTGCGGGCGTCATTCATACCGATTTTGAAAAAGGCTTCATTCGGGCGGAGGTTATCAAAATACCTGATTATCAGAAATATAAAAGTGAGGCTGGTTGCCGCGAAGCGGGTAAATTGGCGGTAGAGGGCAAAGAATATGTGGTGGAAGATGGAGATGTAATGCATTTCCGCTTCAATGTTTAG
- a CDS encoding type II toxin-antitoxin system RelE/ParE family toxin produces MVRKRKIFWDENARLSLFELYKYIRADSLTNALKVKQEILASVKVLSTYPAIHPPDKFKQLTDGNFRAYEKHLYRISYHVSKFEVIILRIRHVRQKPEKY; encoded by the coding sequence ATGGTGAGAAAAAGAAAAATCTTTTGGGACGAAAATGCCCGCCTCTCTTTATTTGAACTGTATAAATATATTCGTGCTGATTCATTGACTAATGCTTTAAAGGTTAAACAGGAAATTTTGGCGTCCGTAAAAGTGCTATCAACCTATCCTGCGATTCATCCACCTGATAAGTTTAAACAGCTCACCGATGGAAACTTTAGAGCGTATGAAAAGCATCTCTACAGAATATCGTATCATGTTTCAAAATTTGAAGTAATCATTCTGAGAATTAGGCATGTTAGGCAAAAGCCAGAGAAGTATTGA
- a CDS encoding DUF5103 domain-containing protein, whose amino-acid sequence MFRFFMRLLRPHAQVITAQAGLSATIFCSLPPCPCAKGFSLLSLAERSHTTIITFLVLCSLTTYSQKTLSYTDKTYEWQIKTVQLYPNIGNPRDYLQPSIVPLEHQILQLEFDDIQDNRNSYYVKLIHCNFDWTKSTLADLDFLENYNENPITDYIFSINTHARYIHYRYQVPPVKWPGNYLLIVYRDGEVSDLILSKRFMVYANQVVIIKDTQFAGSGTLQRGKQQFNFDVEYGSMEIINPMDNVHVVMRQNYRWDNAKFNPTPNNVNEAVHRLEYRFFDTAQQFDGGNEFRWADFRSLQAPGANTSKINKLVKPYELYLATDAPRTDQFYAQYPDLNGNYLIENLDVGDAPLTGNYLYVNFLLKIPEATEPVYVVGAFNNYQRTDENKMHYNSAGFYESRQFIKQGLYNYQYLTDSKKENTSLEGNHFETENFYEVFVYSRPFRPNADLLVGYYFLQMNQR is encoded by the coding sequence ATGTTTAGATTTTTCATGCGGCTCCTTCGCCCTCATGCACAAGTCATTACTGCTCAGGCCGGGCTATCCGCTACAATCTTTTGCAGCCTCCCACCGTGCCCCTGTGCAAAAGGATTTTCGCTACTATCCCTAGCCGAACGCTCGCACACAACTATTATTACATTCTTAGTTTTGTGTTCCCTCACCACCTACTCGCAAAAAACGCTCTCCTACACGGACAAAACCTACGAGTGGCAAATAAAAACCGTACAACTTTATCCCAACATCGGCAACCCGCGCGATTACCTACAGCCATCCATTGTTCCACTCGAGCACCAAATTCTACAGCTAGAGTTTGACGACATTCAAGACAATCGAAACAGCTATTATGTAAAACTCATCCACTGCAATTTTGATTGGACCAAGTCAACCCTAGCCGACCTCGACTTTCTGGAAAACTACAATGAAAACCCAATAACAGACTACATCTTTAGCATCAATACCCACGCACGCTACATTCATTACCGGTACCAAGTGCCGCCCGTAAAGTGGCCAGGCAATTATTTATTAATTGTCTACCGTGATGGCGAGGTGTCTGATTTAATTCTTTCCAAACGCTTTATGGTATATGCCAATCAAGTGGTTATAATCAAAGACACGCAATTTGCGGGCAGTGGCACTTTGCAACGGGGCAAGCAACAATTTAATTTTGATGTAGAATATGGCAGCATGGAAATCATCAATCCCATGGACAATGTGCACGTGGTGATGCGGCAAAACTACAGGTGGGACAATGCCAAATTCAACCCAACCCCTAACAATGTTAATGAAGCTGTACATCGTTTGGAGTATCGCTTTTTTGATACTGCTCAACAATTTGACGGTGGCAATGAATTTCGCTGGGCAGATTTTCGCTCGTTGCAAGCACCCGGTGCCAATACTAGCAAAATCAACAAGCTCGTAAAACCATATGAGTTGTACTTGGCTACCGATGCTCCGCGCACCGACCAATTTTATGCACAATACCCTGACCTAAATGGAAACTACTTAATCGAAAACCTGGATGTTGGCGATGCACCGTTGACGGGCAATTACCTGTATGTAAACTTTTTGTTGAAAATACCGGAAGCAACAGAACCCGTTTATGTGGTAGGTGCTTTTAATAATTATCAACGCACCGATGAAAATAAGATGCACTACAACTCGGCTGGTTTTTACGAATCGCGCCAGTTCATCAAGCAAGGTTTGTATAATTATCAATACCTAACCGATTCCAAAAAAGAAAATACCTCGCTAGAAGGCAATCACTTTGAAACAGAAAATTTCTACGAAGTTTTTGTCTACTCTCGCCCCTTCCGACCGAATGCAGATTTGTTGGTTGGGTATTACTTTTTGCAGATGAATCAGCGTTAG
- a CDS encoding ABC-F family ATP-binding cassette domain-containing protein: MISISNISYFIGGRALYQNASMFIKPNDKIGLIGLNGRGKSTLLKIINGDLTIDSGSISKAKDCTLGFLNQDLLSYQSDDAILTVAMGAFKDAVDTQRQLENTLHKLETEYSDELVEKLTKLQEKFEQLDGYTMQSKAEEVLEGIGFSTQDLHRPLKEFSGGWRMRVMLAKLLLEKPSCLMLDEPTNHLDLPSIEWVEDYLRNYEGAVIVVSHDRTFLDNVISKTVDVTQEQLVTYEGNYSFYLQEKQMREEIQQGAYENQQAKIRQTERFIERFRAKATKSKQVQSRVKALNRMDMIEEVVSDVAEVNFRFTFKQPSGRHVVTLKDISKAYGPLDILTKTNATIERGDKIALIGANGKGKSTLLRIIANTESVGGERTIGYNVIYGFYAQHQLESLRVDNEILEELKQAGSAKTEQELRGVLGCFLFSDDDVYKKIKVLSGGEKSRVALAKTLISEANFLLLDEPTNHLDFISENILIQALQQYQGSFVVVSHNRHFVSQVANKIWYIEDHQIKEYPGTYEEYEYWRKKNLEDAKPVEKKQSKPDTRKEQKKETTQNSSPNNQKKIADLHKELKKVEDTIQKIQNEKEAIEVEMAKPEVYGDFEKLTVVQQQFEKVDGQLEEENKRWESIALEIEELGG, translated from the coding sequence ATGATTTCAATTTCCAACATCTCTTATTTCATTGGCGGACGCGCACTTTACCAAAATGCCTCTATGTTCATCAAACCTAACGACAAAATTGGGTTGATTGGCTTGAACGGGCGCGGCAAATCGACTTTGCTCAAAATCATCAACGGTGATTTAACGATCGATAGCGGCTCCATCAGCAAAGCAAAAGATTGTACACTAGGCTTTTTGAACCAGGACCTGCTCTCCTACCAAAGCGATGATGCTATTTTAACGGTGGCAATGGGTGCATTTAAAGATGCAGTAGATACGCAACGGCAATTAGAAAACACACTTCATAAATTAGAAACAGAATATTCCGATGAGCTAGTAGAGAAACTCACCAAACTGCAAGAAAAATTTGAGCAGTTGGATGGCTACACCATGCAATCGAAAGCCGAAGAAGTGTTGGAAGGGATTGGATTCAGTACACAAGACTTGCACCGGCCGCTAAAAGAATTTTCGGGCGGGTGGCGCATGCGGGTGATGCTGGCTAAGTTGCTGCTAGAAAAACCTTCGTGCCTGATGCTCGATGAGCCTACCAACCACTTGGACCTTCCCTCCATTGAGTGGGTAGAAGATTATTTGCGCAATTATGAAGGCGCGGTGATTGTGGTTTCGCACGATCGAACTTTTTTGGACAACGTGATCAGCAAAACGGTAGACGTTACCCAAGAGCAACTGGTAACCTACGAAGGCAACTACTCTTTTTATTTGCAAGAGAAACAAATGCGCGAAGAAATTCAGCAAGGGGCATACGAAAATCAGCAAGCAAAAATCAGACAAACCGAGCGATTCATTGAACGCTTTCGCGCGAAGGCAACCAAATCCAAACAAGTACAATCGCGAGTAAAGGCACTGAACCGCATGGACATGATTGAAGAAGTGGTGAGCGATGTAGCCGAAGTAAACTTCCGCTTTACCTTTAAGCAACCTTCGGGCAGGCATGTTGTAACCCTGAAAGACATTTCGAAAGCATACGGCCCGCTGGACATCTTAACCAAAACAAATGCAACCATTGAGCGGGGCGATAAGATTGCATTGATTGGAGCGAACGGAAAAGGTAAGTCTACCCTGCTGCGAATCATTGCCAACACCGAGTCTGTAGGTGGCGAGCGAACCATTGGCTACAATGTGATTTACGGATTTTATGCCCAGCATCAATTGGAGTCGCTACGCGTTGACAATGAAATCTTAGAGGAATTAAAACAAGCCGGCAGTGCCAAAACGGAACAAGAGTTGCGCGGGGTGTTGGGTTGCTTTCTGTTTTCAGATGATGATGTTTACAAAAAAATAAAAGTGCTTTCAGGTGGAGAGAAATCGCGCGTGGCATTGGCGAAGACATTGATTTCGGAAGCAAATTTTTTGTTGTTGGATGAACCAACCAACCACTTGGATTTTATTTCGGAGAACATTCTCATTCAAGCGTTGCAGCAATACCAAGGCAGTTTTGTAGTGGTCTCTCACAATCGTCACTTTGTGAGCCAAGTGGCCAATAAGATTTGGTACATCGAAGACCATCAGATAAAGGAATACCCGGGCACCTACGAAGAGTATGAATATTGGCGCAAGAAAAATTTGGAAGATGCCAAGCCGGTAGAGAAAAAACAATCAAAACCAGATACACGAAAGGAACAGAAAAAGGAGACCACGCAAAATTCTTCGCCCAACAATCAAAAAAAGATTGCTGACCTACATAAAGAATTAAAAAAAGTAGAAGACACTATTCAAAAGATTCAAAATGAAAAAGAAGCCATTGAAGTGGAAATGGCCAAGCCAGAGGTGTATGGAGATTTTGAAAAGTTGACGGTGGTACAGCAGCAATTCGAAAAAGTAGATGGGCAGCTAGAAGAGGAGAACAAAAGATGGGAGTCGATTGCGTTGGAGATAGAGGAACTCGGGGGGTAG
- a CDS encoding CHAT domain-containing protein: MKRYFAALLFLLFSPPLVAQETQLAKIDALINEANYSQALQLIESEINQADNSKLPFLQNKKAETQILQGDLINAEATLGQIKNSNAFAEAVTFSNFGFLHLNKGRYDLALESLQTSWNKFQSIEKQNTKDAAKCLANLALVYNTTGKSNQALEYGTIALQTRQKLFGEPSEEVAASYNDLGLIYTLKKDLDQALEQYEKALAIYEKLHGTNHPKIAIAAINIGINYQQLKLYGDAINNFEKAKKIWEKIYPNGHPNLAIVLGNLAVTYSYLNDEKSATAFFNQSLDMYKKSYGEKHPDIASTYNQLGRYQLSKKKYDETLQSYQSALKANSFSFAELDYHKNPIGTEAYNKQVMVYTLQLKARALEERHFSKTLKLEDLKIALNSLYTCDSLIDDIRQHSTDESDKLSLGALANEVYEDGVRIAYTISDLTLGSKEYLEHAFYFAEKSKSAVLQESIADTQAKSFAGIPDELLEKEKNLKSAIALFAQKLAQKPVEEEEKKLRQQLFTANNNYNQFVKNLETNFPNYYNLKYSKSKTTVADLQKALKPSTALVSYFIAESNKRLYQFIITTKRFKVINLSLPVDFDRYLKGFTNSLFYSNLPIYKKSTDVVAKVLLPKITNDISEIVIIPSGSLATIPFEALPTKKIAGEEFKNVSYLINRVGVSYDFSASLFLQKSKLPASNAAPSIFLCAPVTFDAHQNLNALPGTEKEVMDIANLFAGKSKEVKFADANESLIKSKELGSYNYLHFATHGVVDEENPASSRIFLSSNTTDDGNLYAGEIYNLNLNANLAVLSACQTGLGKVSKGEGVIGLSRALIYAGAKNIIVSFWTVADESTAELMTNFYRELASNPNQDFKKALQKAKLKMIAEGKFTNPYYWAPFVLIGD; encoded by the coding sequence ATGAAACGTTATTTTGCAGCATTACTATTTTTGTTGTTCAGCCCTCCCTTGGTTGCGCAGGAAACCCAACTTGCTAAAATAGATGCCCTTATCAACGAAGCAAATTATTCACAAGCGCTTCAATTGATTGAATCTGAAATCAACCAAGCAGACAATTCTAAACTTCCCTTTCTTCAAAACAAAAAAGCAGAGACCCAAATCTTACAAGGCGATTTAATCAATGCAGAAGCCACCCTTGGTCAAATCAAAAACTCAAACGCTTTCGCGGAAGCGGTAACCTTTTCCAATTTTGGTTTTTTGCATCTGAACAAAGGGCGTTATGATTTAGCCCTCGAATCACTACAAACTTCGTGGAACAAATTTCAATCCATCGAAAAGCAAAACACAAAAGATGCTGCTAAGTGCTTGGCTAACCTCGCGTTGGTTTATAACACAACCGGAAAAAGCAACCAAGCCTTGGAGTACGGAACGATTGCCCTCCAAACCCGGCAAAAATTATTTGGTGAACCCAGTGAAGAAGTAGCTGCCTCTTACAATGATTTGGGTTTGATTTACACGTTGAAAAAAGATTTAGACCAGGCCTTGGAGCAATACGAAAAAGCATTGGCGATTTACGAAAAGTTGCATGGCACAAACCATCCAAAAATTGCCATCGCAGCCATCAACATCGGCATCAACTACCAGCAATTAAAATTGTATGGCGATGCCATCAATAACTTTGAAAAAGCTAAAAAAATCTGGGAAAAAATCTATCCGAACGGCCACCCCAACCTAGCCATTGTGTTGGGCAACTTGGCGGTGACTTATTCCTATTTGAATGATGAAAAATCGGCTACCGCTTTTTTCAATCAATCACTGGACATGTACAAAAAATCATATGGTGAAAAGCATCCAGACATTGCTAGCACGTACAACCAATTAGGCCGTTATCAATTGAGCAAAAAGAAATACGATGAAACGCTTCAATCCTATCAATCTGCGTTAAAAGCAAATTCGTTTTCGTTTGCGGAATTAGACTACCATAAAAACCCCATTGGCACGGAGGCCTACAACAAACAAGTAATGGTGTACACCCTACAATTGAAAGCGCGTGCACTGGAAGAAAGGCACTTCTCCAAAACATTAAAGCTAGAAGATTTGAAAATTGCGCTCAACAGTTTATACACGTGCGATTCGCTCATCGATGACATTCGGCAGCATAGCACGGATGAAAGTGATAAACTTTCACTCGGTGCATTGGCCAACGAAGTGTACGAAGACGGGGTACGCATTGCCTACACCATCAGCGACCTAACATTAGGGTCAAAAGAATATTTAGAGCATGCTTTTTACTTTGCTGAAAAAAGTAAATCGGCTGTGTTGCAAGAGTCTATTGCCGACACACAAGCAAAATCTTTTGCGGGCATACCCGATGAATTGCTGGAGAAAGAAAAAAATCTAAAATCTGCCATTGCTTTGTTTGCTCAAAAACTTGCCCAAAAACCAGTTGAGGAAGAAGAAAAAAAATTACGGCAACAACTTTTTACTGCTAACAACAATTACAATCAGTTTGTAAAAAATCTAGAGACCAACTTCCCGAACTACTACAACCTTAAATACAGCAAAAGCAAAACAACGGTGGCCGATTTGCAAAAGGCATTGAAGCCTTCCACCGCATTGGTCAGTTATTTTATTGCAGAAAGCAACAAGCGCCTCTATCAATTCATTATCACTACTAAAAGATTCAAAGTCATCAATCTTTCTTTGCCTGTTGATTTTGATCGTTACTTAAAAGGTTTTACCAACAGTTTGTTCTACAGCAACTTGCCCATCTACAAAAAATCGACTGATGTAGTGGCAAAAGTTTTGTTGCCAAAAATCACGAATGACATTTCTGAAATTGTCATCATCCCCTCGGGCAGTTTAGCCACTATTCCGTTTGAAGCATTGCCTACCAAAAAAATTGCGGGCGAGGAATTCAAAAATGTTTCTTATCTCATCAACCGCGTGGGTGTTAGTTACGATTTTTCTGCCAGTCTTTTTTTGCAAAAAAGTAAGTTGCCCGCCAGTAACGCTGCACCTTCCATTTTTTTATGTGCACCGGTTACTTTTGATGCGCACCAAAACCTAAATGCATTGCCCGGCACAGAAAAGGAAGTGATGGATATTGCCAACTTGTTTGCAGGCAAATCAAAAGAGGTGAAGTTTGCCGATGCCAACGAATCGCTCATTAAATCAAAAGAGTTGGGCAGTTACAACTATTTGCATTTTGCCACACACGGAGTTGTGGACGAGGAGAACCCCGCCAGCTCGCGCATATTTTTAAGTTCCAACACTACAGACGATGGCAATCTATACGCTGGTGAAATTTATAACCTGAACCTCAACGCCAACTTGGCCGTGCTCTCCGCTTGCCAAACAGGTTTGGGAAAGGTAAGCAAAGGTGAAGGGGTGATTGGCTTATCGCGTGCGTTAATTTATGCAGGGGCCAAAAACATTATTGTCTCTTTTTGGACAGTGGCCGATGAATCGACTGCAGAGTTGATGACGAACTTCTACCGCGAGTTGGCCTCCAACCCCAACCAAGATTTTAAAAAGGCATTGCAAAAAGCAAAACTGAAAATGATTGCCGAAGGAAAGTTCACCAACCCATATTATTGGGCTCCGTTTGTGTTGATTGGGGATTGA
- a CDS encoding outer membrane beta-barrel protein, whose product MKSSENRKFEEAWKKAFADAEGNVSDSVWNNIDSQLVRAESGEMKKRIVFYKWLAAASVVFALGVGGVFVYRNSFEDKDGSRQSSFAQASEDKFEAGKGEEVDNGKLTIVKEQGEVGSRDALGEDADIYRQGRQSSIAAAKEDKLAVGSVEKIDKAQLAVDKNKVGKVGDPDALVQVIDIHRQNGQRMVGKGEAVENGKGMSKTDGEKKLGDEKFLTEQTTEASLAIVEEPLKEEAKSAEVKSMNELTGSSQTGVTAIIPTENILKETDTVAFIESPIKIAKVEELKSDEEKKVVKKVVEENWWAAVSGSAGSYDPNGGAASSSSLLRNAPAGTFSPSASQNNTASLGTAYSYGVNFGKRITPRWVLISGVGFLSQSINYPSNQAVFNASQAQAFSADASKLSNSNGTTAAPINSYELNSINEFITVPLQAGYLIVNKKIGVQLNAGVASDIFVRNSLVDPTSRLSTNTQTAGENSTYRTFNWTGLVGTELSYRISNHYRISVIPGMRYSFNSILKPTVGGTITPLIWDVGFRFRYIF is encoded by the coding sequence ATGAAGAGTTCGGAAAATCGAAAATTTGAGGAAGCGTGGAAGAAGGCTTTTGCCGATGCCGAAGGGAACGTGAGTGACTCGGTATGGAATAACATTGATTCGCAATTGGTGCGTGCCGAAAGCGGAGAGATGAAAAAGCGCATAGTGTTTTATAAGTGGTTGGCTGCTGCTTCGGTGGTGTTTGCGCTGGGTGTGGGTGGGGTTTTTGTGTATCGAAATAGTTTTGAGGATAAAGATGGAAGTCGGCAGTCCTCGTTCGCTCAAGCTTCGGAGGATAAATTTGAAGCAGGCAAGGGTGAGGAGGTTGACAACGGGAAGTTGACAATAGTCAAGGAGCAAGGAGAGGTTGGCAGTCGTGACGCTTTGGGTGAGGACGCTGACATTTATCGTCAGGGTAGGCAGTCCTCCATCGCTGCAGCTAAGGAGGATAAATTGGCAGTAGGCAGTGTTGAAAAAATTGACAAAGCACAATTAGCAGTTGATAAAAATAAGGTGGGAAAAGTAGGCGATCCTGATGCTTTGGTTCAAGTTATTGACATTCATCGTCAGAATGGACAGAGAATGGTAGGCAAGGGTGAAGCGGTTGAAAATGGGAAGGGAATGTCTAAGACTGATGGGGAGAAAAAACTGGGCGATGAAAAGTTTTTGACAGAACAAACAACGGAAGCCTCACTTGCTATAGTAGAAGAACCATTAAAAGAAGAAGCAAAATCAGCAGAAGTAAAATCAATGAATGAGTTGACTGGGTCCAGTCAAACAGGGGTGACAGCGATAATCCCTACCGAAAATATTTTGAAAGAAACCGATACGGTAGCATTTATTGAGAGTCCAATTAAAATTGCTAAGGTTGAAGAACTAAAATCGGATGAAGAGAAAAAGGTTGTTAAAAAAGTAGTAGAAGAAAATTGGTGGGCAGCTGTCAGTGGTTCGGCCGGAAGTTATGATCCGAATGGGGGGGCAGCTAGCTCCAGCAGTTTACTGCGCAATGCGCCCGCAGGTACATTTTCACCAAGTGCGTCACAGAATAACACGGCATCGCTGGGCACTGCCTATTCGTATGGTGTAAATTTTGGAAAGCGAATTACCCCACGCTGGGTGCTTATTTCCGGAGTAGGGTTTTTGAGCCAGTCGATCAACTATCCATCGAACCAAGCGGTGTTTAATGCTAGCCAAGCGCAAGCATTTTCGGCAGATGCTAGCAAACTTTCCAATTCAAATGGTACGACAGCAGCACCCATCAATTCATACGAGCTAAACAGCATCAACGAATTTATCACCGTGCCATTGCAGGCAGGTTATTTAATTGTGAACAAGAAAATAGGTGTACAACTGAATGCAGGTGTTGCCAGCGATATTTTTGTTCGCAATTCGTTGGTAGACCCAACCAGCCGATTGTCAACCAATACCCAAACTGCCGGAGAAAACTCAACCTACAGAACTTTTAATTGGACGGGGTTGGTAGGAACCGAGTTAAGCTACAGAATTTCCAATCATTATCGGATTTCGGTTATTCCAGGTATGCGCTATTCTTTCAATTCTATTTTAAAACCTACCGTGGGCGGTACTATCACTCCGTTGATTTGGGATGTAGGGTTTAGGTTCAGATATATTTTTTAG